In Paenibacillus ihbetae, the following are encoded in one genomic region:
- the cysT gene encoding sulfate ABC transporter permease subunit CysT — MTTWIRHKGWTWGFRSTVLLYFVALIVLPIFGVYVQSFSAGWSHFAESIAEPIAWKAVLLTIKLGLISTLINVLIGTMIAWVLTKYRFPGRTLLNSLVDLPFALPTAVGGLMILLLLGPGSLIGEAAEKLGFEIVFHQPAIVIAMLFVTFPFVIRAVQPLLEELDPLEEEAAYTLGASKTTTFFKVILPSMLPGIISGGMLAFSRALAEFGAVVLVAGNIPGRTLIASVFIFGEIESDNPAGAAAVSVVLLTLSFLILWIINMVQQRGRRA, encoded by the coding sequence GTGACAACATGGATACGCCATAAAGGATGGACTTGGGGATTTCGGAGCACGGTCCTGCTTTATTTTGTTGCCCTGATCGTGCTGCCGATTTTTGGCGTATATGTACAGTCTTTTTCTGCCGGTTGGAGCCATTTCGCCGAGAGCATCGCGGAGCCGATCGCCTGGAAGGCTGTGCTGCTTACGATCAAGCTTGGCTTGATCTCTACCTTGATCAACGTGCTTATCGGAACGATGATCGCCTGGGTGCTGACAAAATACCGCTTTCCGGGAAGAACGCTGCTCAATAGTCTGGTGGATTTGCCCTTTGCCCTTCCTACCGCGGTCGGAGGGCTTATGATATTGCTCTTATTGGGACCAGGAAGCCTGATCGGCGAGGCGGCGGAGAAGCTCGGATTCGAGATCGTGTTTCATCAGCCGGCCATCGTGATTGCTATGCTGTTCGTCACGTTTCCGTTCGTCATTCGGGCGGTCCAGCCGCTGCTGGAGGAGCTGGATCCGCTTGAGGAAGAAGCGGCCTATACGCTGGGAGCATCCAAGACAACCACATTTTTCAAGGTCATTCTTCCGTCTATGCTGCCGGGCATTATCAGCGGGGGGATGCTGGCATTTTCCCGGGCGCTTGCCGAGTTCGGCGCCGTCGTGTTGGTAGCCGGAAACATCCCCGGACGAACCCTGATTGCCTCCGTATTCATTTTTGGGGAGATCGAAAGTGACAACCCGGCAGGGGCCGCAGCCGTATCCGTCGTGCTCCTTACGCTCTCGTTCCTTATCCTATGGATCATCAACATGGTTCAGCAGAGGGGGAGAAGGGCATGA
- a CDS encoding YigZ family protein: protein MLDRYKTVRQAGSKEIVIKKSRFIGHVMPVETEEEAIVFIEDIKKKHWNATHNCSAYMIGERDEIQKQSDDGEPSGTAGKPILEVIRSQGRKNIAIVVTRYFGGIMLGAGGLIRAYTDGAVAAIESGDPITRVLHREVFVELDYTWLGKVENELRNRGVRMGETSFADTVTLTCLPLDGEAEGFIAWMVDLTQGQSLITEGERLYFIEGE, encoded by the coding sequence ATGTTGGATCGTTACAAGACGGTGCGTCAGGCAGGCTCCAAGGAAATCGTCATCAAAAAATCCCGATTCATCGGTCATGTGATGCCGGTTGAGACCGAGGAGGAAGCCATCGTATTTATTGAAGACATCAAGAAGAAGCATTGGAACGCGACGCATAACTGCTCCGCCTACATGATCGGCGAGCGGGACGAAATCCAGAAGCAGTCCGATGACGGGGAGCCGAGCGGTACGGCCGGCAAGCCGATTCTGGAAGTCATCCGCAGCCAGGGGCGGAAAAATATAGCGATCGTCGTCACCCGGTATTTCGGCGGCATCATGCTGGGTGCGGGCGGACTCATTCGGGCTTATACAGACGGAGCGGTGGCCGCTATTGAGTCGGGAGATCCGATTACGAGGGTACTCCATCGGGAGGTTTTCGTGGAACTGGATTATACTTGGCTTGGCAAGGTAGAGAACGAGCTCCGCAACCGCGGTGTACGCATGGGAGAGACGAGCTTTGCCGATACAGTGACATTGACCTGCTTGCCGCTGGACGGCGAGGCGGAGGGCTTTATCGCCTGGATGGTTGATTTGACGCAGGGGCAGTCCTTGATCACGGAGGGAGAGCGGCTTTATTTTATTGAAGGGGAATAA
- a CDS encoding sulfate ABC transporter substrate-binding protein translates to MRILRNHHAKFLLIGMALLFGFLIAGCAAEEQSQEVAVQPGERTLVLGAYSVARDAMNEIIPAFQKKWKEETGETIRFQESYEASGTQARAITGGFEADVTLLAMEGDVDKLVRSGLVPKEWKNQAYGGMVTRSIVVLGTREGNPKGIRDFDDLTKPGVKVLYPNPKTSGGAQWDINAIYGAGLKQSEAKGQRDPAAAKAFLEAVHRNVESLDKSGRASMAAFEYGVGDVIVTYENELLARIAQGVPYDIVVPEHTMLIENPAVVVEKYAQEHGTSDVAEAFVQYLYSPDAQRIFVKHGFRPVEETVYAETKDAFPNPPGLFDIEYLGGWDTVRETLYSKRGIWYQVLAGL, encoded by the coding sequence ATGCGAATCTTGAGAAATCACCATGCCAAGTTCCTGCTGATCGGCATGGCGCTTCTCTTCGGCTTCCTGATCGCCGGATGCGCCGCGGAGGAGCAATCTCAAGAGGTAGCCGTCCAGCCTGGCGAAAGGACGCTGGTTCTTGGCGCATACAGTGTCGCCAGAGACGCCATGAACGAAATTATTCCGGCCTTCCAGAAGAAGTGGAAGGAGGAGACGGGCGAAACGATCCGGTTTCAGGAATCGTACGAGGCATCCGGAACCCAGGCACGCGCGATTACAGGCGGTTTCGAAGCGGATGTGACACTGCTCGCCATGGAGGGTGACGTCGACAAGCTGGTGAGATCGGGCCTGGTGCCGAAGGAGTGGAAGAACCAAGCCTATGGCGGCATGGTGACGCGCTCGATCGTCGTGCTGGGCACGAGGGAAGGAAATCCGAAGGGGATTCGGGATTTTGACGACCTCACGAAACCGGGTGTGAAGGTTCTGTATCCGAACCCGAAGACGTCGGGCGGCGCCCAGTGGGATATCAACGCCATTTACGGCGCAGGGCTGAAGCAATCGGAAGCGAAGGGCCAGCGGGATCCTGCGGCAGCGAAGGCGTTCCTTGAAGCGGTGCATCGGAACGTGGAGTCGCTCGACAAGAGCGGCAGAGCGTCCATGGCTGCCTTTGAGTACGGGGTCGGCGACGTCATTGTCACGTATGAAAATGAACTGCTGGCACGCATTGCACAAGGGGTGCCTTACGATATTGTGGTCCCGGAGCATACGATGCTGATCGAGAATCCGGCCGTCGTGGTCGAGAAGTATGCCCAGGAGCACGGAACATCCGACGTGGCTGAAGCCTTCGTTCAATACCTGTATTCTCCGGATGCGCAGCGCATCTTCGTCAAGCATGGCTTCCGCCCGGTGGAGGAAACGGTCTATGCCGAGACGAAGGACGCCTTCCCGAACCCGCCGGGGCTGTTCGACATCGAATATTTGGGGGGCTGGGATACCGTCCGCGAGACGCTGTATTCGAAGCGCGGCATCTGGTATCAGGTGCTGGCCGGCTTGTAA
- a CDS encoding sulfate/molybdate ABC transporter ATP-binding protein produces MHVEVRDLNKHFGTFHAVKDVSFEIEKGHLIGLLGPSGGGKTSILRMLAGLETPDSGQISFHGQAVNDLPPQERGIGFVFQNYALFKHMTVFDNIAFGLKIKKEPKARIKDKVTELVELTGLKGFEHRYPHQLSGGQRQRVAFARALAPEPQLLLLDEPFAAIDAKIRQELRSWLRELIERVGITSIFVTHDQDEAIEVADEIMIINQGRVEQKGTPWDIYKEPKTPFVASFIGESTVIASAGELKGFEAAVNKHATRALIRPEYIELGSEHDFPVLSATETGIVRHLHFRGSEWLVEVEVKGHKLITYRSLEKETLHPGQQVRVLVHRAYLFNEEHSWIEENRLKVDPMPIMI; encoded by the coding sequence ATGCATGTTGAAGTTCGCGATCTGAATAAGCATTTCGGTACGTTTCACGCGGTAAAGGATGTCAGCTTCGAAATCGAGAAGGGGCATCTGATCGGGCTTCTCGGTCCGAGCGGCGGCGGTAAAACCTCGATTCTGCGCATGCTGGCAGGGCTTGAGACCCCGGACTCGGGCCAAATTTCCTTTCACGGCCAGGCGGTCAACGACCTGCCGCCCCAGGAGCGGGGGATCGGATTCGTCTTTCAGAATTATGCATTGTTCAAGCACATGACCGTGTTTGACAACATTGCGTTCGGCTTGAAGATCAAGAAAGAGCCGAAAGCAAGAATCAAAGACAAGGTGACGGAATTGGTGGAGCTTACCGGGCTCAAAGGGTTCGAGCACAGATACCCGCATCAATTGTCAGGCGGCCAGCGGCAGCGCGTCGCCTTTGCAAGGGCGCTCGCTCCCGAGCCGCAGCTGCTGCTCCTGGATGAGCCGTTCGCGGCGATCGACGCCAAGATTCGCCAGGAGCTCCGCTCTTGGCTGCGGGAGCTGATCGAGCGGGTGGGCATTACGTCCATCTTCGTTACCCATGACCAGGATGAGGCGATCGAGGTCGCGGATGAAATCATGATCATTAATCAGGGGCGGGTCGAGCAGAAGGGAACGCCTTGGGATATTTATAAGGAGCCGAAGACGCCGTTTGTCGCGTCCTTTATCGGCGAGTCCACGGTCATTGCCAGCGCTGGCGAGCTGAAGGGCTTCGAAGCGGCCGTGAACAAGCACGCCACCCGCGCGCTCATTCGGCCGGAATATATCGAACTTGGCAGCGAGCATGATTTCCCGGTGCTGTCCGCGACGGAGACGGGGATCGTTCGCCATCTGCATTTCCGCGGAAGTGAATGGCTCGTTGAGGTCGAGGTCAAAGGCCACAAATTAATTACGTATCGCTCCTTGGAGAAGGAGACGCTGCATCCGGGGCAGCAAGTACGGGTGCTCGTACACCGGGCTTATCTGTTCAATGAGGAGCACAGTTGGATTGAAGAGAATCGACTGAAGGTCGATCCGATGCCGATCATGATCTGA
- a CDS encoding GNAT family N-acetyltransferase codes for MQNIVIQGNLVTLRTRRQEDTPVLYELIYGTDNPEWKQYDAPYFPLKHVSYEVFETQWNSDLESGRFPSDLLIEVQGQTIGLVTFYWEHEPSRWLEAGIIIYDPLHWSGGYGTEALSLWVDCLFRHLDIARVGITTWSGNPRMMRCAEKIGMRLEGRMRKCRYYNGVYYDSIRMGVLREEWEERTASSEPSCVGQSIK; via the coding sequence ATGCAAAATATCGTTATTCAAGGCAATCTAGTCACGCTTCGAACCCGTCGTCAGGAGGATACGCCTGTTCTCTACGAGCTTATATACGGTACCGACAACCCAGAGTGGAAACAATACGACGCACCCTACTTTCCCTTGAAGCATGTTTCCTATGAGGTATTTGAAACACAGTGGAACTCCGATTTGGAATCCGGTCGTTTTCCCAGCGATTTGCTCATCGAAGTCCAAGGTCAAACGATCGGACTGGTGACCTTCTACTGGGAGCATGAGCCGTCGAGGTGGCTGGAGGCGGGCATTATCATTTATGACCCGCTCCATTGGAGCGGAGGCTATGGAACCGAGGCGCTGTCCCTGTGGGTGGATTGCCTGTTTCGCCATCTAGATATCGCCCGGGTCGGCATTACGACCTGGTCCGGAAATCCGCGGATGATGCGCTGTGCGGAGAAGATCGGGATGCGCCTGGAAGGACGCATGAGAAAATGCAGATACTATAATGGGGTTTACTATGATTCCATTCGGATGGGCGTGCTGAGGGAAGAGTGGGAGGAACGAACAGCTTCAAGCGAACCAAGCTGCGTAGGCCAATCTATCAAATAG
- a CDS encoding TetR/AcrR family transcriptional regulator, producing MARRAVERELSRERILEAARHLFITKGYRAISMRSIGQHLGYSHGSLYYHFKEKAELFYAIVVKDFNDLNDLLLEVSGKPPCDGVSKLEQLMLEFVRFGLDNPYQYEIMFMIRDEELLSYCRSEQGRCFEMFAMLVRQYLLEENYSEEERRTVPLTLFLSLHGFISYYIQDRIGFEEIKPAALTHIKVLCRSLYSRV from the coding sequence ATGGCAAGAAGAGCAGTTGAACGCGAGTTGTCCAGGGAGCGGATATTGGAAGCAGCCAGGCATTTGTTTATAACAAAGGGCTACAGGGCCATTTCGATGCGCAGCATCGGGCAGCATCTGGGTTATAGCCACGGCTCCTTGTACTATCATTTTAAGGAAAAGGCGGAGCTATTCTACGCCATTGTCGTGAAGGATTTCAATGATCTGAATGATTTGCTGTTGGAAGTGTCGGGAAAGCCTCCCTGTGACGGAGTTTCGAAGCTGGAGCAGCTGATGCTGGAGTTCGTACGTTTCGGTCTGGACAATCCGTACCAATACGAGATTATGTTCATGATCCGGGACGAGGAGCTGCTATCCTACTGTCGCTCTGAGCAGGGGCGCTGTTTTGAAATGTTCGCTATGCTTGTCCGTCAATATTTGCTTGAGGAGAACTATAGCGAGGAGGAGCGGCGCACCGTTCCGCTGACCTTGTTTTTGTCGCTGCATGGCTTTATATCGTATTACATTCAGGACCGGATCGGTTTTGAAGAGATCAAACCCGCCGCACTCACCCATATCAAGGTACTATGCCGAAGCTTGTACAGCCGGGTCTAG
- a CDS encoding serpin family protein: MRTWMTVFTCACLLIWLTACGQGDKLPTEGGKKAEQQKKIKVLSEAERKNVLAKVDQDMTQAGRDFALRLHQSLATELEQENLILSPYSITQALALAYNGAAGDTAAEMSAMLGWKDQPLADVNEGNHQLSTLLERGNGVVLNVANSVWYQQGVAMKKDYLNTLQDSYGAEAKGTNLGEDTAMNQINDWVNKKTEGMIPSIFSEPPGGVAVLINAIYFNGGWKDEFDPANTVDESFTLANGNSKQIPMMKREGKYEYKEGEDWQAIRIPYAEGQMHMLVILPKASSSLATLHQELWEDFSAMAEGGNGFYIDEVKHKAIVDVSETGTKAAAVTSVGIAASAEPSPKPIEMDVNRPFFFAIEDRDTGAWVFMGSVFDPRA, encoded by the coding sequence ATGCGGACATGGATGACGGTCTTTACCTGTGCTTGCTTGCTCATATGGCTCACTGCCTGCGGTCAGGGGGACAAGCTGCCAACCGAGGGCGGGAAAAAGGCGGAGCAGCAGAAAAAAATCAAGGTGTTGTCGGAAGCGGAACGGAAAAACGTATTGGCCAAGGTCGATCAAGACATGACGCAAGCCGGGCGTGATTTTGCGCTGCGACTGCATCAATCGCTCGCAACGGAGCTGGAACAAGAGAACTTGATTCTATCGCCTTACAGCATTACCCAAGCGCTTGCGCTGGCGTATAACGGCGCAGCAGGGGATACGGCGGCCGAGATGTCCGCCATGCTCGGCTGGAAGGACCAGCCCCTGGCAGACGTCAATGAAGGGAACCACCAGCTATCAACGCTTCTGGAGCGTGGAAACGGGGTAGTCCTGAACGTGGCCAATTCCGTCTGGTATCAGCAGGGAGTGGCTATGAAGAAGGACTATCTGAACACACTTCAAGACAGCTATGGGGCAGAGGCCAAAGGGACCAATTTAGGAGAAGACACGGCTATGAATCAGATCAACGACTGGGTGAACAAGAAGACGGAAGGGATGATTCCCTCCATCTTTAGCGAGCCGCCGGGCGGCGTTGCTGTATTGATCAATGCGATCTATTTCAACGGGGGCTGGAAGGATGAATTCGATCCGGCGAATACCGTGGACGAGTCGTTTACCTTGGCCAACGGCAACAGTAAGCAAATTCCGATGATGAAGCGGGAAGGTAAATACGAATATAAGGAAGGGGAGGATTGGCAGGCCATTCGCATCCCGTATGCAGAAGGGCAGATGCATATGCTGGTCATCCTGCCGAAGGCGTCCTCTTCGCTTGCCACACTGCATCAGGAGCTGTGGGAGGATTTTTCCGCCATGGCCGAAGGAGGAAACGGCTTCTACATCGACGAAGTGAAGCACAAAGCGATCGTGGACGTCAGCGAAACCGGGACGAAAGCCGCTGCCGTTACTTCGGTTGGGATTGCTGCGAGCGCGGAGCCTTCGCCCAAGCCGATCGAGATGGACGTCAACCGCCCGTTTTTCTTTGCGATCGAGGATCGGGACACGGGGGCATGGGTATTCATGGGGTCTGTATTTGATCCCCGGGCATAA
- a CDS encoding NAD(P)-dependent oxidoreductase, which produces MKKIGFIGLGTMGAPMAANLLKQNYDVTVYNRTSEKCRPLAEQGASVADTPREAAEGQDVVITMVSNDDSIRDVFYGENGLLGSLRGGMTVIDCSTISPSLVKEIASAVSGLGAFFLDAPVTGSKPAAMDGTLVFMVGGDAEVIAAQSDVFDTLGKKVIHMGANGSGAVAKLAHNTIVGINNLALAEGFAIAAKSGIPADNFLELVQLGSAGSKAAELKGRKIIDGDFSNQFSLALMLKDLKLASSLADSAGMPSPMLNLAKTLFQAGASEGYGEEDLSAVVKCYEAWIGQKIGGQEL; this is translated from the coding sequence ATGAAGAAAATCGGCTTTATCGGGCTCGGCACCATGGGCGCACCCATGGCAGCCAACCTGCTTAAACAGAATTATGACGTTACCGTGTACAACCGGACCAGTGAAAAATGCCGTCCGCTCGCCGAGCAGGGCGCTTCCGTAGCGGATACGCCGCGCGAAGCCGCAGAAGGACAAGATGTCGTTATCACGATGGTAAGCAACGACGATTCCATCCGGGACGTCTTCTACGGCGAGAACGGTCTGCTGGGCTCGCTAAGGGGCGGCATGACCGTCATTGATTGCAGCACGATCTCCCCAAGCCTCGTCAAGGAGATTGCATCCGCCGTTTCCGGACTCGGCGCCTTCTTCCTTGACGCGCCCGTAACCGGCAGCAAGCCTGCCGCGATGGACGGAACGCTGGTCTTCATGGTCGGCGGCGATGCCGAGGTTATAGCAGCTCAGTCGGACGTGTTCGATACGCTTGGCAAAAAGGTTATCCACATGGGCGCGAACGGAAGCGGCGCGGTGGCCAAGCTCGCGCATAATACCATCGTCGGCATCAACAATCTGGCGCTTGCCGAAGGATTCGCCATTGCCGCCAAATCCGGCATTCCGGCGGATAACTTCCTCGAGCTGGTTCAGCTAGGCTCGGCGGGCAGCAAAGCGGCGGAGCTGAAAGGCCGCAAAATTATCGACGGCGACTTCAGCAATCAATTCTCCCTGGCGCTCATGCTCAAGGACTTGAAGCTGGCATCCTCGCTCGCCGACAGTGCCGGCATGCCGTCCCCGATGCTCAATCTGGCGAAGACCCTGTTCCAGGCCGGAGCCAGCGAAGGCTACGGCGAGGAGGACCTGTCCGCTGTCGTGAAATGCTACGAGGCATGGATCGGCCAGAAAATCGGAGGCCAGGAACTGTAG
- a CDS encoding glucose-6-phosphate isomerase — protein MSKKIKFDYSKALTFVNQHEVDYFAEPIRTAHEQLHKGTGAGSDYLGWIDLPTNYDKEEFARIQKAAAKIQSDSDVLIVIGIGGSYLGARAAIEMLSHSFYNELPKDKRKTPEIYFAGNNISSTYVKHLLDLIEGKDFSVNVISKSGTTTEPAIAFRIFRAELEKKYGKEEARKRIYATTDQAKGALKKLANEEGYESFVIPDDVGGRYSVLTAVGLLPIATAGINIEEMMQGAADAAKEYSSPNVAENEAYQYAAVRNALYRKGKAIEILVNYEPSLHFVSEWWKQLYGESEGKDFKGIYPASVDFSTDLHSMGQFIQEGSRNIFETVIQVENVSEHITIESDPEDLDGLNFLTGKTLDFVNKKAFQGTMLAHTDGQVPNLIVTIPDFTPYSFGYLVYFFEKACGISGYLLGVNPFDQPGVEAYKKNMFALLGKPGYEKEKAELEARLSE, from the coding sequence ATGTCTAAAAAAATCAAATTTGATTATAGTAAAGCACTAACTTTCGTCAATCAACACGAGGTGGATTATTTCGCGGAGCCGATCCGCACCGCTCACGAACAGTTACATAAAGGCACAGGCGCCGGCTCCGACTATTTGGGCTGGATCGACCTTCCAACGAATTATGATAAAGAAGAATTTGCACGAATCCAGAAAGCGGCAGCTAAAATTCAAAGCGATTCCGACGTGCTGATCGTCATCGGCATCGGCGGCTCCTACCTCGGCGCCCGCGCGGCGATCGAGATGCTGTCCCATTCGTTCTATAATGAACTGCCGAAGGACAAGCGCAAGACGCCGGAAATTTATTTTGCAGGCAACAACATCAGCTCCACCTATGTGAAGCATCTGCTTGATCTGATTGAAGGCAAGGACTTCTCCGTCAACGTAATCTCCAAATCGGGAACAACGACGGAGCCGGCCATCGCATTCCGGATCTTCCGCGCCGAGCTCGAGAAGAAATACGGCAAGGAGGAAGCGCGCAAACGGATCTATGCGACAACGGACCAAGCGAAAGGCGCGCTCAAGAAGCTTGCCAACGAGGAAGGCTACGAGTCCTTCGTTATTCCTGACGACGTTGGCGGACGCTACTCGGTCTTGACGGCCGTGGGACTTCTTCCGATCGCAACGGCCGGCATCAACATCGAAGAGATGATGCAAGGCGCGGCGGATGCTGCGAAGGAATACAGCAGCCCGAACGTTGCCGAGAACGAAGCGTACCAGTATGCCGCTGTTCGTAACGCGTTGTACCGCAAAGGCAAGGCCATTGAGATTCTGGTTAACTACGAGCCATCGCTGCATTTCGTGTCCGAATGGTGGAAGCAGCTGTACGGCGAGAGCGAAGGCAAGGACTTCAAGGGCATTTATCCGGCATCGGTGGATTTCTCGACCGATCTGCACTCCATGGGCCAATTCATCCAGGAAGGCAGCCGCAATATCTTCGAAACCGTCATTCAGGTGGAGAACGTATCCGAGCACATTACGATCGAATCGGATCCGGAAGATCTGGACGGTCTTAACTTCCTGACCGGTAAAACGCTGGATTTCGTCAACAAAAAGGCATTCCAGGGCACGATGCTGGCCCATACGGACGGACAAGTTCCGAACTTGATTGTGACAATTCCAGATTTCACTCCCTATTCGTTCGGATATCTGGTATACTTTTTCGAAAAGGCATGCGGTATCAGCGGCTACTTGTTGGGTGTGAACCCGTTTGACCAACCGGGCGTAGAGGCTTACAAGAAGAACATGTTCGCCCTGCTTGGCAAACCGGGATATGAGAAGGAAAAAGCCGAATTGGAAGCAAGACTTTCCGAATAA
- a CDS encoding secondary thiamine-phosphate synthase enzyme YjbQ, protein MLFTGELRTQGRDELRDITREVASYVKQSGVQHGTALIYCPHTTAGIAINENADPDVRRDVLMALDEVYPWEHPKYRHAEGNTASHLKSITCGPSQTVIIHNGHLLMGRWQGIYFCEFDGPRQRQYHVKIMEG, encoded by the coding sequence ATGCTGTTTACAGGGGAATTACGCACACAGGGACGGGACGAGTTGAGGGATATAACCCGTGAGGTTGCTTCCTACGTGAAGCAAAGCGGAGTCCAGCATGGGACCGCGCTGATCTACTGCCCTCATACGACGGCAGGCATTGCCATCAACGAGAATGCCGATCCGGATGTGAGACGGGATGTGCTGATGGCACTTGATGAGGTTTATCCGTGGGAGCATCCCAAGTACCGTCATGCCGAAGGGAACACGGCTTCCCATCTGAAATCCATCACATGCGGCCCTTCCCAGACCGTCATTATTCATAACGGACATTTGCTAATGGGACGGTGGCAGGGCATTTATTTCTGCGAGTTTGACGGACCGCGGCAGCGGCAGTACCATGTGAAGATCATGGAAGGCTGA
- a CDS encoding pyrimidine/purine nucleoside phosphorylase encodes MSQFKNATITKAANIYYEGNVTSRTVVLEDGQKVTLGIMLPGSYEFGTDGPEIMEILSGDLRVLLPGEQEWREIQGSATFDVPGNSSFKLEIRTVTDYCCSYPAS; translated from the coding sequence ATGTCGCAATTCAAGAATGCTACGATTACGAAGGCAGCCAACATTTATTATGAGGGGAACGTGACGAGCCGCACGGTGGTCTTGGAGGATGGCCAAAAGGTAACGCTGGGCATCATGCTGCCGGGCAGCTACGAATTTGGCACGGACGGCCCGGAAATTATGGAGATCTTGTCGGGCGATCTGCGGGTTCTTCTTCCGGGTGAGCAGGAATGGCGGGAGATTCAGGGGAGCGCCACCTTCGACGTGCCGGGTAACTCGAGCTTTAAGCTGGAGATCCGCACCGTTACCGATTACTGCTGCTCTTATCCGGCGTCCTGA
- a CDS encoding sulfate ABC transporter permease subunit codes for MRRLWIGLTYAVFIVLLIIPLSRIAIGAFENGLEGFAKGLFRPEALHALMMTGLIVIVVTILNALFGIMMALYLVRANWLSQKIKGILNSIVDLPYAVSPVIGGLMIVLLLGPDSIIGGFFEGIGFKVVYAFPGMVIATLFVTFPLMVREVMPVLQEIGHDQEQAAATLGAYSWTTFRKVTWPSIRWAVVYGLVLTVARSLGEFGAVLVVSGNIMNKTQTATTLVYQDVENFNVAAANGVALVLAAFSVALLLMMEWAKKRKEVH; via the coding sequence ATGAGAAGGCTGTGGATCGGATTAACCTATGCGGTATTTATCGTTCTTCTCATTATTCCATTGTCCCGCATCGCCATTGGGGCATTTGAGAACGGGCTTGAGGGATTTGCCAAGGGGCTCTTTCGCCCCGAGGCGCTGCATGCTTTGATGATGACAGGACTTATCGTAATCGTTGTTACTATACTTAATGCTTTGTTCGGCATTATGATGGCGCTCTATTTGGTCCGGGCGAATTGGTTGAGCCAAAAAATCAAAGGCATCCTGAACAGCATCGTCGATCTTCCCTACGCCGTATCCCCGGTCATCGGCGGCCTTATGATTGTATTGCTGCTGGGCCCCGACAGCATCATCGGCGGATTTTTTGAAGGAATCGGCTTTAAGGTAGTTTATGCCTTCCCGGGCATGGTCATTGCCACCCTTTTTGTAACGTTTCCGCTGATGGTGCGCGAGGTGATGCCGGTTCTGCAGGAGATCGGACATGATCAGGAGCAGGCTGCCGCCACGCTGGGAGCCTATAGCTGGACCACGTTCCGCAAGGTGACCTGGCCCTCCATTCGCTGGGCTGTCGTATACGGCCTTGTGCTTACGGTGGCCCGTTCCCTCGGAGAGTTCGGTGCTGTACTGGTGGTATCGGGCAATATCATGAACAAGACGCAAACGGCGACTACGCTTGTGTACCAGGATGTCGAGAATTTTAACGTGGCTGCCGCCAACGGAGTGGCTCTCGTGCTCGCGGCTTTTTCCGTGGCGCTGCTGCTGATGATGGAGTGGGCCAAGAAAAGAAAGGAAGTGCATTGA